A segment of the Streptomyces sp. Tu 2975 genome:
CCGTCCGGGCGGCGGGCCTTATCTGATGGAGGACTTCCACTTCGCGGGCGGGCTGCCCGGTTTCCTGTCCCGCATCCGCGATCTGCTCCATCTGGACCGGCCCACGGTCGCCCACGCCACCTTGCGGCAGCAGCTCGAGGGCGCCCAGGTGCACAACGACGATGTGATCCGCCCCCGTGACAAGCCCGTCGCCAAGGAGGGAGGCGTCGCGGTGCTGCGCGGGAACCTCTGCCCCGACGGGGCGGTCATCAAGCACGTCGCCGCCGATCCGAATCTGCTGAAGCACACCGGACCGGCCGTGGTGTTCCCGGACTACCGGACGATGCAGCGCACGATAAACGACCCTGCCCTCGGCATCACCGCCGGCCATGTGCTGGTCCTTCAGGGCGCCGGCCCCAAAGGCGGTCCCGGCATGCCGGAGTACGGGATGCTGCCGATCCCGGACCATCTGCTCAAGCAGGGTGTGCGGGACATGGTGCGGATCTCCGACGCCCGGATGAGCGGCACCAGTTACGGCACGTGCGTCCTGCACATCGCACCCGAGTCCTATGTCGGAGGGCCGCTGGCCCTGGTCCGCACAGGGGACCTGATCACCCTCGACGTCGAGGCGCGTTCCCTGCGTCTGGAGGTCACCGACGCCGAGCTGGAGCGGCGCAGGTCCGAGTGGACACCGCCGCCGGCCCGCTACGAGCGCGGCTACGGAGCTCTTTACAGCGAGCAGGTCACCCAGGCCGACACGGGCTGCGACTTCGCCTTCCTGGCCAGGCCCGGCGAAGTGCCGGATCCGTACGCCGGCTGAGCCCGCGGCCCCTGCCTCACGTCGCCCCCCTTCTTCTCCTCTTCGCCCAACCCCCTTCTTCTTCGCCCGACATCCGCACAGCGCCGGAGAAAGCGCTTACCCCAGATCGGAGATGCAGTCATGGCCCAAGCTGTGGCGCAGAAATCGCCAGGGCCACCGGCCCGGCGGCCCGGAGCCCGTGGCCGCCGAACGGGAGCGGCACCCCGCCGGCTGCCGTATCTGCTGGTAGCCCCCGCCGGGCTCCTGATGCTGGGCTTCATCGCCTATCCGGTGCTCAGCGTCTTCTATTACAGCCTTCAGGAGTACAACCCGACCAAGCCCTGGCGGAACGGTTTCGCAGGCCTGTCGAACTTCACGACGATCTTCACGGACGACCCGCACTTCTGGGACACACTGACGTTCAGTTTCAAGTGGGTCGTCGTCGAGGTGAGCCTCCAGCTGCTGTTCGGGCTGGCGCTCGCCCTCATCGTCAACCAGACCTTCGTCGGCCGGGCCCTCGGGCGCGCGCTGGTCTTCTCGCCCTGGGCGGTCTCCGGGGTGCTGACCTCCGCCATCTGGGTACTGCTCTACAACTCACAGACCGGCATCACCCGTTACCTCGCGGACATGGGCATCGGCGAGTACGGCACCTCCTGGCTGTCCGACACGGCCACCGTCTTCCCCGCCGCCGTGGTCGCGGACCTGTGGCGCGGTGTCCCCTTCTTCGCCATCCTCATCCTCGCCGACCTCCAGTCCGTGCCGAAGGACCTGTACGAGGCGGCGGAGGTGGACGGCGCCAACCGGGTACGGCAGTTCCTCCACATCACCCTGCCGCACCTCAAGGACGCGATCATCCTCTCCACGCTGCTGCGGGCGGTGTGGGAGTTCAACAACGTCGACCTGCTCTACACCCTCACCGGTGGCGGACCGGCCGGTGAGACCACCACGCTGCCGCTCTACATCGCCAACACCAGCGTCGACGCCCACGACTTCGGCTACGCCTCGGCGCTGACGACGGTGGCGTTCGTGATCCTGCTCTTCTTCTCGATGGTCTATCTGCGCCTGAGCAAGTTCGGAGGCCAGGACAAGTGATCACCACACAGGCCACGCGCGGCGCGGCACCCTCGCCCGTCGTCCCGCCCCCCGCCCGGCCCGCTCCCACGAAACGCCGGCGCGCCTGGGACGAGGTCCCGCGGTGGCAGATCTATCTGCCGCTCGGCATCTACCTCCTGTTCACCCTCATCCCCTTCTACTGGATCCTGCTGTTCGCGGTCCGCCCGACCGGCTCCACCTCGCTGGTGCCGTGGCCGATGACGGGCGAGCACTTCGCGAAGGTGTGGACCGAGCGCAGCTTCGCGACCTTCTTCCAGAACAGCCTCATCACCGGCATCGCCGTCCTGGTGATGACCACGGTCGTCGCGCTGGCCGGCGGTTACGCCCTCGCCCGTTTCGACTTCCGCCTCAAGAAGGGCTTCATGCTGGCCCTGCTGTGCTCCCAGTTCGTCCCGGGCGCGCTGCTGCTGGTCCCGCTCTTCGAGATCTTCGCCGGCCTGCAGATGATCAACTCGCTGGTCAGCGTCATCATCGCGGAGACCGTCTTCCAGCTGCCACTGTCGATGATCCTGATCAGCGGCTTCATCAGGAACGTGCCGTACTCCCTGGAGGAGGCGGCGTGGGTGGACGGCTGCAACCGGTTCAGCGCCTTCCGGGTCGTGGTGCTGCCCCTGCTGAGGCCCGGGCTCGTCGCCGTCGGCTCCTTCGCGTTCGTCCACGCCTGGAACCACTTCCTGTTCGCGTTGATGTTCCTCAACAACCAGGACAAGCAGACCATCCCGGTCGGTCTCAACACGCTGATGGGCGCGGACAGCGTCGACCTGGGCGCCCTGGCCGCGGGCGGTGTGATCGCCGCCGTTCCCGTGGTCATCGTGTTCGCGTTCATCCAGAAGTGGCTGATCACGGGCTTCAGCGCCGGGGCGGTGAAGGGATGAGCACCACGGTGGAGCCGCTGCCCGTCGTGCTCGCGGGCGCCCGGGGCCACGGCCGGCAGCACCTGGCCAACATCGCCCGGCTCCAGAAGGAGGGCCTGGTGCGCCTGGCCGGGGTCTGCGAGCTGCGCCCGCTGTCCCCCGACGAGCTCGCCGGCTTCGACGGCCTCGACCTCGCCCCGGAGCAGGGGCCGGACCTGGACGCGCTCCTCGCCTCGACCGGCGCCCGGATCGTCGTCGTCTGCACACCGATCCAGACGCACACGGACCTGGCGCTCACCGCCGCCCGGCACGGTGCACACCTGCTGCTCGAGAAGCCGCCCGCCCCCTCGTACGAGGAGTTCCGGCGGATGGCCGACGGCGTCGCCCAGGCGGGTGCCGTCTGCCAGGTCGGGTTCCAGTCGCTGGGCTCGCACGCGCTGCCGGCCGTCCGCGCGCTCGTCGACGACGGAGTGATCGGCGAAGTGCGCGGCGTGGGCGCGGCCGGCGCGTGGGTGCGCGGCGAGGCGTACTTCCGGCGCTCCCCGTGGGCGGGCCGACGCCGTCTCGACGGTGTCGACGTGGTCGACGGGGTGCTGACGAATCCACTCGCCCACGCGGTGTCGACGGCTCTTGCGCTGGACGGCAGCACTCGCGCGGAGGACGTGGCGGGCGTGGAGACGGAGTTGTTCCGCGCCAACGACATCGAGTCGGACGACACGTCGTGCGTCCGGGTGACCACGTCCCGCGGGGGACGGGTCGCCGTGGCGGCCACGCTCTGCGCCGAGGTGGCCACCGAGCCGTACGTGGTGGTGCACGGCAGCAGCGGGCGCATCACGTTCTGGTACAAGCAGGACCGCGTGCTGGTCCAGCGGTCCGGGCACGGCCCGCACGAGACCGTGCACGGCCGGACCGATCTGCTGGAGAACCTCGTCGGGCACCTGACGCGGGGCGACGCGCTGCTGGTGCCGCCCGATGTCTGCGGCGCGTTCATGCGCGTCGTCGAGGCGGTGCGCACCGCCCCGGAACCGGTTCGGCTGCCGCCGGACGCATGGCGGCACGCCGAGGAGGGGAACGCCCCGCGCCGGGTGGTCCCGGGCATCGACGCGCTGGTCGCCGCCGGCGCCGAGTCGCTCCGCCTCTACTCCGAACTCGGCGCGCCCTGGGCCCTGTCGACGGAGGTCACCACGCCATGAGCTCAACGCAGCTGTACTGCTCGGGCCGGCCCGTCGCCCGCTACTCGCTCCCCGCCGACCTGGACCGGCGTTCCTCCCCCCGTCCCTGCCTTCATCCCGTCACCACGCCGGCCGGCGTCCCGGTGACCGAACTGGCGCCGCCGGACCATCCGCACCACCTGGGCGCCGGGGTGGCCGTACCGGACGTGGAGGGCCACAACTTCTGGGGCGGACGGACCTTCGTGCGCGGGCAGGGTCCCACCGAGCTCGACAACCACGGGCAGCAGCGCCACGACGGGTTCAAGCTGCGCGACCCGGACGGCTTCGTGGAGGAGCTGAGCTGGGTGGCCGGCGGGCGCCGCCTGCTGCGCGAGCACCGCACGGTGGCGGTCACGCCTCTGACCGGCACCGCCTGGGCGCTGGATTTCACGTTCTCGCTGACCAACGCGAGCGGTGCGGCGCTGTCCGTGGGCAGTCCCGCCACCAACGGGCGCGACGGCGCAGGTTACGGCGGCTTCTTCTGGCGTGCGCCGAAGGAGCCGGCGGCTCCGGCCGTGTTCACCGCGGACGCGGAGGGCGAGAGCACGGTGCACGGTGCACGGGCCGACTGGCTCGCCGTCGCGGGGCAGGGCTGGACGCTGGTGTTCGCCGGGGCGACCGCACGGACCCGGGAGGACCCGTGGTTCGTCAGGGCCGGTGAATACCCGGGCGTCGGTTCGTCGCTCGCCGCGGTGGAGCGGCTGCCGCTGGGGCCGCAGGAGACGCTGGTGCGCCGCGTGGTCACCGTCGTCGCCGACGGGCGCCTGGACCGGGACGGCGCCGCGGCCCTGGCCCACAAGGCGGTGACGGCATGAGGACCGGGGACCTCGGCGACGGGACGTACCGCAATCCCGTTCTCGCCGCCGACTGGTCCGACCCCGACGTGGTCCGGGTCGGCGACGACTTCTATCTCACCGCTTCCAGCTTCGGCCGGGCCCCCGGGCTGCCGCTGCTGCACTCCAGGGACCTCGTCAACTGGACCTTGATCGGGCATGCGCTGGAGCGGCTGGAGCCCGCGGCGGCCTTCGCGCTTCCTCGGCAGGACAGCGGTGTGTGGGCACCTTCGATCCGTCATCACGACGACCGGTTCTGGATCTTCTGGGGCGACCCGGACCACGGGATCTGGCAGGTCAACTCGACCGATGTACGCCGGGGCTGGAGCCGTCCGCATCTGGTGAAGGAGGGCAAGGGGCTGATCGATCCCTGTCCGCTGTGGGACGAGGAGACCGGCGAGGCGTACCTCGTCCATGCCTGGGCCCGGTCCCGGTCGGGGATCAACAACCGGCTCACCGGCCATCGGATGCGGCCCGACGGCAGCGCGCTGCTCGACGACGGGAAGACGGTCGTCGACGGGGACGACATCCCGGGCTGGTTCACCCTCGAGGGCCCCAAGCTGTACCGGCACGACGGCTGGTTCTGGATCCTGGCCCCGGCCGGAGGTGTCGCGACGGGATGGCAGGGTGCACTGCGCTCCCGGGACTTCTTCGGCCCGTACGAGGAGCGTGTCGTCCTCGAACAGGGCGACACGCCCGTCAACGGGCCGCACCAGGGCGGCTGGGTACGCACCCGGTACGGCGAGGACTGGTTCCTGCACTTCCAGGACCGCGGGGCCTACGGACGCGTGATCCACCTCCAGCCCATGCAGTGGGACGACGACGGCTGGCCCGTCCTCGGTGACGGCGGCTCGCCCGTCCTCCTCCACCCCAAACCCGACCTGCCGGAGCAGCCGCGCTCCGCCCCCGCCACCGACGACGGCTTCCCCGGAGGGCGCTTCGGCCGCCAGTGGCAGTGGGCGGCGAACCCGGGCGAGGGCTGGGCCCCGCTGCACTCGGGCGACGGTCTGCGGCTGATGTGCCTACGCGGCGACGACGTGGACGACCTCCGCAGGCTGCCGAACGTCCTCACCCAGCGGCTGCCCGCGACCGACGCGGTCGTCGAGGTCGAACTGCGCCTGGCCGACGAGGAACCGGGCGCGCGGGCGGGACTCGCGGTGCTCGGGGACGCGTACGCCTGGATCGGTCTGGAGCGGGCCGCCGACGGCACGGTCCAGCTGGTGCACCGCTTCGCGGAGGCGGTCGCGGCGCGCGAACGGGACGCGGCACGCCCACGGCCCGCGCCGGACGGCCGGGCGCTGCTGCGGATCGAGACCGGGGCCGGTGCCAGATGCCGCTTCTCGGCCGCCGTGCCCGGAGCCGGCCAGGACGGGTTACTGCCGTCCGGCCGTGTCTTCGCCGCCACCCCTTGGCGCTGGACCGGCGCCCTCCTCGGCCTGTTCGCCACCGCGCCCGCCGCGGAGCGGACAGCGGCGGGTCACGCCGGCGCCGCGACGTTCACCCGGTTCCGCATCACCTCTCCACGCACCCCCGCACGGACACGCACACGCACACCCGTACGAGCAGAAAAGAGCCGACCATGACGATCTTCCACCGGGGACGGGGCAGAGCCGCCTCCTTCCTCGCCCTCACCACGGCGCTCCTGTTGACCGCCACCGCCTGCGGCGACGACGGCAGCGGCGGCGCCGGGGACAAGGGCGACGAGGGATCCGGCAAGGGCAAGATCACCTTCTGGGACAACAACGGCGGTGTCCGCACCGACGTGTGGAAGGAGATCATCGCGGAGTTCGAGAAGAAGCACCCGGACATCGACGTCAACTACGTGGGGGTCGCCTCGACGGAGGTCCAGTCGAAGTACGACACCGCCATCCAGGGCGGCGGCCTGCCGGACGTCGGCGGCGTCGGGGCGGCGATGCTGGCGGGTATCGCCGCACAGGGCGCGCTGGAGCCGCTCGACGAGCGCATCGCAGCGAGCTCCCTCAACGGCAAGCTGAACGCCGGCATGGTGGAGAACGTGAAGGCCGCGGGCGGCCAGGACCGCATGTTCACCGTGCCGACGTCCGCCAGCAACGGCGTGCTGTACTACCGCACCGACCTCTTCGAGGAGGCCGGACTGGAAGCGCCCACCACCTGGGCGAAGTTCTTCACGGCCGCCGACAAGCTCACGGCGAAGGACAAGAACCGCTTCGGTTACACCATCCGCGGTGGCGCCGGGTCCATCGCGCAGGCGCTGGACGCGATGTACGGCCAGAGCGGCATCGACGCCTTCTGGCAGGGCGACAGGACCACGGTCAACGCCCCTGAGAACGTGGCGGCGCTGGAGAAGTACGCGGCACTGTTCAAGAAGAGCACCCCTGCCGCGGACGTGAACAACGACTTCACCAAGATGGTCGCCCAGTGGGACAGCGGCGAGATCGGCATGCTGAACCACAATCTGGGCTCCTACAAGGACCATGTGAAGGCACTCGGCACGGAGAAGTTCCGTGGCATTCCGCTGCCGACCACCGACGACGGCACGCGGGTGCAGGTCTCCAACCCGGTCGACGGGCTGGGCCTGTTCAAGTCGAGCAAGAACAAGACGGCCGCCTGGAAGTTCATCGAGTTCGCCGCGTCCCACGAGTCCAACAGCCGGTGGAACGAGTCGGCCGGCGCGATCCCGGCCCACACCGAGGCGGCCAAGGACGCCTGGGTACAGAAGGCGGAACCCACCAGGCTGGCGGCCGAGGCGCTGTCCAGCGGTTCGACGAAGATCGTGCAGCTGCCGTACTACCTGCCCGACTGGAACACCATCTCCAAGGCGGAGAACGAGCCGGCCTTCCAGAAGGTGCTGCTCGGCAAGATGTCGGCGAAGGAGTTCCTCGACTCCCTGGCGAAGCAGCTCAACGAGGCCCAGGCCGAGTGGAAGCAGCAGAACGGGTGAGGCCGACCCGCCGTCAGGTGGTCGCCGCGGCGGCGAGCCTTCCGCTCGCCGCCGCGGGGGCCCCCGCCGCCGTGGCCGGGCAGTCCACCGGCGGCCGGAGCCGCACGCTCTTCATCGCCGGGGACTCCACGGCCGCGCAGAAGTACGCTGAAGCCGCGCCCGAGACCGGGTGGGGCATGGCCCTCCCCTTCTTCCTCGACAAGCGGCTGCGGGTCGCCAACCACGCCGTGAACGGCCGGAGTTCGAAGAGCTTCGTCGACGAGGGCCGGCTGGACGCCCTGCTGGCCCGGATCGCGCCCGGTGACCTGCTGCTCGTGCAGTTCGGCCACAACGACGCGAAGAGCGCCGACCCGGCCCGGTACACCGAGCCCTGGTCGACGTACCCGGCACAGTTGCGCCGGTACGTCGCAGGGGCCCGCGAGCGCGGCGCCCGGCCGGTGCTGGCGACGTCCGTGGAGCGGCGCAGGTTCGACGCGCAGGGGACCGCGGTCCCGACGCACGGCGACTACCCGGCCGCGATGCGGGCGCTGGCCGCCGAGGAGGGGACCGCGCTGCTGGACGTGCAGGCCCTGTCGATCGCCCGTTGGCAGGAGCTGGGACCGGACGGCACCAAGGCGTACTTCAACTGGACGCCGGAAGAGCAGGACAACACGCACTTCAATCCGCCGGGCGCGATCGCCGTGGCACGGATGGTCGCCGAAGCGCTGCTGAGCGCCGACGTGATCGCGCCGCGCGACGTCCGCCGGCTCGAGGACGAGGTGCCCGAGTCGTGGATCACCTGGCCCGCCGCCGACTGAACCGGGAAGAGAGCCGCACCATGCACAGCACCACGCACACGCTGAGATGTCAGGGACGCATCATCGCGACGGCCCTGGGATGCACCGCACTGGTCCTGACCGCCACCGCGGCGGCGCACGCCACTCCCCATCGGGACACCGCCCGCCATACCCTGCCCGCCAACGACGGCTGGGCCTCGCTCGGCACCGGCACCACCGGCGGTGCTGCGGCCCGCCCCGCGCAGGTGCACACCGTCACCACCTGGGAGGGGTTCCGGGCCGCGCTCGCCGGCGACGGCGACGCACCCCGGATCATCAAGGTCAAGGGCAGCCTCGACGCCACCGCGTCCGGCTGCGCCGCGTTCGAGGCGGAGGGCTACGACTTCGACGCCTATCTCGCCGACTACGACCCCGCGGTATGGGGCTACGACACCCCCGTCAGCGGCGCCCAGGAGGACCTGCGCGCCGTGTCGGCGGCCAACCAGGCGCAGGCGATCAAGGCGTACGTGCCGGCGAACACCACCATCGTCGGCGTCGGCAAGGACGCGGGCATCGTCGGCGCCAGTCTCCAGGTCAAGGACGTCGACAACGTCATCGTCCGCAACCTCACCCTCGAGAGCCCGCTGGACTGCTTCCCCCAGTGGGACCCGACGGACGGCGCGACCGGCGCGTGGAACTCCGAGTACGACAGCCTCGTGGTGTACGGGTCGACCCATGTGTGGATCGACCACAACACGTTCACCGACGGGCGCCGTCCCGACAGTTCCCTGCCGTCCTACTACGGGGAGGTGTACCAGCAGCACGACGGTGAGCTCGACATCGTCAGGGGCGCCGACCTGGTGACCGTCTCGTGGAACGTCTTCGCCGAACACGACAAGACCCTGATGATCGGCAACAGCGACAGTGCCGGCGACACGGACCGCGGAAAGCTACGGGTCACGCTGCACCACAACCTCTTCCGGGACATCGTCGAGCGCGCGCCGCGCGTCCGCTTCGGCAAGGTCGACACGTACAACAACCACTACGTCGTCGACAAGGACGCCTATGCGTACAGCTTCGGCATCGGCGCGGAGTCCCAGCTCGTCGCAGACGCGAACTCGTTCACGCTCCCGGCCGGTGTGGGCGCGGGCCGGATCCTCAAGAAGTGGAAGGACTCGCCCGTCACCGCCGAGCGCAACCACGTCAACGGCCGGGCGGTCGATCTGGTGGCCGTCCACAACGCGGAGGTGCCCGAGGAGACCCTGCGGTCGGGCGCGGGCTGGACGCCGACGCTGCGCACCCGCCTCGACCATCCGCGGGCGGTGCCCGGGCTGGTCACGCACCGCGCGGGCGCGGGCCGGCTGCGCTGACGGGACAAGGAGTTTCATCATGGCCACGCACTCCCCGGGCGCGGCGGTCGGCCGCCGTGCCCTGCTCACCGCGGGTGCCGGGGCGGCCCTCGCACTCGCGGTGCACAGCCCCGCAAGTGCCGTCACGGACCGCTCCCCTTTCGGACCGTTCGGTTCACCTGCGGCCCGGCCCGGCCGCCGGACGCTGTACGTCCACCCGGGCGGGCTCGGCGACCGCACCACCGTCCAGGACGCGGTGTCCGCGGTCGGCGGCACGGGCTTCACGATCGTCGTCGCCCCGGGGGTCTACCGCGAGGTGGTGACGATCGGCGAGTCCCTCGCGGGACTCACGCTGATCGGCGCGAGCCCGGACCCCCGTGACACCGTCGTCGTGTACGACAACGCGGCCGGCACCACGAAGCCGGACGGCTCGGGTACGTACGGCACCAGCGGTTCCGCCACCACCACGGTGCGCGCCGCCGGGTTCACCGCCCGCCGGATCACCTTCGCCAACGACTGGCTGCGCGCCGACCATCCGGAGATCAGCGGCACCCAGGCCGTCGCGATCAAGGTGAGCGGCGACCGTTCGGCGTTCCACCACTGCCGTTTCCTGGGCCACCAGGACACCCTGTACGCCGACTCGCCCTCCGTGTCCACCGTCGCCCGGCAGTACTTCTCGCACTGCTACGCGGAGGGGGACGTCGACTTCGTCTTCGGACGCGGGCGTGCCGTGTTCGAACACTGCCGCTTCCACACCCTCGCCAGGGACGAGGACCTCACCCCCAAGGGCATGGTGTTCGCCCCGTCCACCGCGCGGGACAACCCGTACGGCTACCTCGCCGTGCGGTGCCGGATCAGCAGCGGCGCGGAGGACGGCGCGTACAAGCTCTCCCGGCCGTGGGTGCCGAGTTCGGACCCGACCGCGTGGCCGTCACTGGTGGTCCGCGACAGCGTGATCGGTCCGGGGATCGACGCGGTGGAGCCGTACACGAACATGCGGGACGCCTACCCGTGGCAGGCGCAGCGGTACGCCGAGTACCGCAACACCGGCCCCGGGGCGCGGATCACCGTGCCGGAGAACCGGCCCCAACTGGACCTCGTCCAGGCGAGGTCGGCGACGCGCGAGGTGTATCTGGGCGACTGGGCGCCGTGGCGGAACACCGGCTGACACTGCCGGTACCGGTACGACGCGGGCCCCGCCGGTCACGGCCGGCGGGGCCCTTCACCGTGCTCCGGCGTCAGTTGTAACCGATGTCCGAGGAGCTGTACCGGCAGTACGTGCCGTCGGGACCGCTGCCGGTCTCGGCCGGTTCGTCGCCGGAGTCGTTGCCCGTGTAGCGGATGCAGGGTTTGATCTTCCGGCTGCTGTCGCCGTGGATCCGGACGTTGCGCAGGGCCGCCGTGTCACCGTAGTTGGTGTTGATGCCCACGAGGGACTTCCCCGGCGCGGTGACGTCCACGTCGTTGACGATGATCGACCGCTTGTACTGCGTGGAGCAGTTGCCGCAGGAGCGGACCAGCTTGCCGAAATCGGAGACCTGGAACTTGGTGACGACCAGCTTCCCCGCCCCGTTGAACTGGAAGACCTTGTCGGACGCCTTCCGCGCGCCGCCGCCGTAGACGGTGTAGACGGAGCCCGCGGACTTGCCCTTGAAGCTGGCGGCGTCCTCGCCGACGTCCTCCCACCAGACGTTCTGCAGCGTGCAACTGCCCATGCAGTGGACGCCGTCGGCGGCCGGCGAGCCGAGGACGACGTTCTTCAGTACGGCGCCGTCCTTCAGCTTGAAGATCGGGGGTTGGCCCTCGCCCTGGCCGCCGTCACCGAGGTCACCGCTGCCGTGGAACCGCTTCAGCCCGCCGTCGTACGTGCCGGACACCTCGATGGTTGCGGTCACGGGCGAGCTGCCGTTGGGCTTGGGCCACGCGGTCGCCGCTCCGGCCGTGTTGAGCATGCTGGTGGTGACGATCCCGGTCACGGTCAGCCCGAGCGCCGCACCCAGCGCGGCGATCGTCCTGCGGCGCCGGAGGCTCCGCTTGTGTCGGCTCATGTGTTCTGGGCCCTTTCGGATGTGGGGGTGAAGTCCTACGCCGGAAGGTCGCCACAGAAAGGGCCCAGGTTGCCGCCGCCGCGCGACTTTCTGCCCAAGCCGGTCAGGACGGTGTGCGCGCGAAGTCCCCGTGGACCGCGGCCGGTTCCCCCGTCGCCTCGGACCGGACGGTGTACGTGTCCCCACCCGCGTCACGGCCGCCCTCCGCATGGTCGTACTGGCCGGCGAAGACGTGCTGCCCCGGCGGGACCGTGCGCCCCGGCCGCAGCGTCCAGCGGTAGACGAGCGCGCCGCTCTCCTTCCGTGCGGAGAAGTCGAAGTCGCCGGCCGGACGGGTGCGCCAGCCGCCGGTGCTCGCCAAGCCCCCGGTGTCGGCGATCCTCAGCTCCACCGTGAGCGAGGTCAGCACCTCGCGGTTCTTCACCGTGACGTTGCTCTGCGCCCAGTAGCTGTTGCTGTGCGGGTCGACGGAGCCGTCGGACCACAGATGGCCGTCCTCGG
Coding sequences within it:
- a CDS encoding pectinesterase family protein, yielding MATHSPGAAVGRRALLTAGAGAALALAVHSPASAVTDRSPFGPFGSPAARPGRRTLYVHPGGLGDRTTVQDAVSAVGGTGFTIVVAPGVYREVVTIGESLAGLTLIGASPDPRDTVVVYDNAAGTTKPDGSGTYGTSGSATTTVRAAGFTARRITFANDWLRADHPEISGTQAVAIKVSGDRSAFHHCRFLGHQDTLYADSPSVSTVARQYFSHCYAEGDVDFVFGRGRAVFEHCRFHTLARDEDLTPKGMVFAPSTARDNPYGYLAVRCRISSGAEDGAYKLSRPWVPSSDPTAWPSLVVRDSVIGPGIDAVEPYTNMRDAYPWQAQRYAEYRNTGPGARITVPENRPQLDLVQARSATREVYLGDWAPWRNTG
- a CDS encoding pectate lyase → MSRHKRSLRRRRTIAALGAALGLTVTGIVTTSMLNTAGAATAWPKPNGSSPVTATIEVSGTYDGGLKRFHGSGDLGDGGQGEGQPPIFKLKDGAVLKNVVLGSPAADGVHCMGSCTLQNVWWEDVGEDAASFKGKSAGSVYTVYGGGARKASDKVFQFNGAGKLVVTKFQVSDFGKLVRSCGNCSTQYKRSIIVNDVDVTAPGKSLVGINTNYGDTAALRNVRIHGDSSRKIKPCIRYTGNDSGDEPAETGSGPDGTYCRYSSSDIGYN